A portion of the Mesobacillus jeotgali genome contains these proteins:
- a CDS encoding extracellular solute-binding protein translates to MRRKFITKGFSLLLVLSLVLALFSGCSSKTNENASDEKETDKPKASADAPGWQSNKEPITFDWYVNFSWFAHKWGDDVVSKYVTDKTGVSVNFISPAGNEAEKMNTMIASGKLPDFITIGWWEDAVKKMVEGELVLPLNELADQYDPYFFKVADNAKIEWYKQEDGNTYGYPNASSSPKDFDKYKDLKPSNQTFLVRKDMYEAIGSPDMSTPEGFLKALEAAKEKFPEVNGAPLIPFGLNEFTDVGNTSLEAYLQNFLNIPMEKDGKVYDRSQDPEYLAWLKTFREANDKGLLAKDIFIDKRPQMEEKISQGRYFAMLYQRSDLAAQQHALYAKDPNSVYIAVDGPANSKGDAPALAGDSISGWTVTLISKDVKDKERAIQFLTYLISEEGQKDLYMGKEGETYDMVSGKPEFKPEVLDLLNKDRAAFDQQYGASFKYWMLMDTNMSLEWAPPASEPFKQMEDWTKGKTVSYAEFDGISPTGTSAEGVAASKIAQEWGKTLPKLLLAKSDKEFDKIFEGFLKKRDSFGYEKVEKYQQGIYEKNKEKLDSAK, encoded by the coding sequence ATGAGGAGAAAATTCATTACCAAAGGCTTTTCACTATTGCTTGTTCTATCATTGGTTTTAGCACTTTTTTCTGGCTGTTCCAGTAAGACAAATGAAAACGCTTCCGATGAAAAGGAAACAGACAAACCAAAAGCTTCAGCTGATGCACCTGGCTGGCAGTCCAACAAAGAGCCAATTACTTTTGACTGGTATGTTAACTTTTCCTGGTTCGCACATAAATGGGGCGACGATGTGGTTTCCAAATATGTAACAGATAAAACTGGTGTCTCTGTCAACTTCATCTCACCAGCAGGAAACGAAGCGGAAAAAATGAATACGATGATTGCGTCTGGAAAGCTTCCGGATTTCATTACAATTGGCTGGTGGGAAGATGCAGTCAAGAAGATGGTTGAAGGTGAACTTGTCCTCCCGCTAAATGAACTTGCCGACCAGTATGATCCATATTTCTTCAAAGTAGCAGATAATGCGAAAATCGAATGGTATAAGCAAGAAGATGGCAACACTTACGGTTATCCAAATGCATCATCTTCTCCAAAAGATTTCGATAAGTATAAAGACCTTAAGCCATCCAACCAGACATTCCTGGTGAGAAAAGATATGTATGAAGCAATCGGCAGCCCTGATATGAGCACTCCTGAAGGGTTCCTTAAGGCACTTGAAGCTGCAAAGGAAAAATTCCCTGAAGTGAACGGCGCACCGCTGATTCCATTCGGACTGAATGAGTTTACTGATGTAGGAAACACTTCCCTTGAAGCATACCTGCAAAACTTCCTTAATATTCCGATGGAAAAAGACGGAAAGGTTTACGACCGCAGCCAGGACCCTGAATATCTTGCATGGTTAAAAACTTTCAGAGAAGCAAATGACAAAGGGCTTCTTGCAAAGGACATCTTCATCGATAAGCGTCCGCAAATGGAAGAAAAGATTTCACAAGGCAGATACTTCGCAATGCTTTACCAGCGCAGTGACCTTGCAGCGCAACAACACGCACTATATGCAAAAGATCCGAACTCAGTATATATTGCAGTTGACGGACCAGCTAACTCAAAAGGAGACGCACCTGCCCTTGCTGGCGACAGCATCTCAGGCTGGACAGTAACATTGATTTCAAAAGATGTAAAAGATAAAGAAAGAGCAATTCAGTTCCTGACTTACCTTATCAGTGAAGAGGGACAAAAGGACCTTTACATGGGTAAAGAGGGCGAAACGTACGATATGGTGAGTGGAAAACCTGAATTCAAGCCAGAAGTATTAGACTTACTGAACAAGGACCGTGCAGCATTTGACCAGCAGTATGGAGCTTCATTCAAATACTGGATGCTGATGGATACAAACATGAGCCTTGAGTGGGCACCGCCTGCTTCTGAGCCATTCAAGCAAATGGAAGACTGGACAAAAGGAAAGACAGTCAGCTATGCGGAATTTGACGGCATCAGCCCGACTGGAACTTCTGCAGAAGGTGTAGCAGCAAGCAAAATCGCACAGGAATGGGGCAAGACACTTCCTAAGCTTCTGCTGGCTAAATCTGATAAAGAGTTCGATAAAATCTTCGAAGGATTCCTTAAGAAACGTGATTCTTTCGGCTATGAAAAAGTAGAAAAATATCAGCAAGGAATTTATGAAAAGAACAAAGAAAAACTGGATTCAGCAAAATAA